The following coding sequences lie in one Rutidosis leptorrhynchoides isolate AG116_Rl617_1_P2 chromosome 4, CSIRO_AGI_Rlap_v1, whole genome shotgun sequence genomic window:
- the LOC139842578 gene encoding uncharacterized protein encodes MRLLQPNLSNTEKENIKTFAEWLLQIGDGNIGDPDDSDPQNTSWVKIPDEYCITDNKNGLSNLISFIYNDELLRNLCVLQLQQKAIVCPKNETVDIINKTIIQKINKEERTYTCCDSAIPYNNDGGQTELLYPAEYLNSQNFPSLPPHVLTLKVGVPIILLRNLNIAGDVCNGTWMITTQLLTRHIEAEIITGTKVGQKVHLPRINLIHKDNVLPYIFKRVQHPVNTP; translated from the coding sequence ATGCGCCTATTACAACCAAATCTCTCAAATACAGAAAAAGAAAACATCAAAACGTTTGCAGAGTGGTTGTTACAGATTGGGGATGGAAACATAGGCGACCCAGATGACAGCGATCCTCAGAATACATCATGGGTCAAAATCCCAGATGAATACTGCATTACTGACAATAAGAATGGTTTATCAAACCTGATATCATTCATATATAATGACGAACTGTTACGCAACCTATGTGTGTTACAACTGCAGCAAAAAGCTATTGTATGTCCAAAAAATGAAACcgttgatattattaataaaacaattatccAAAAGATCAACAAAGAAGAGAGAACATATACTTGTTGCGATTCTGCTATACCTTACAATAATGACGGGGGCCAAACAGAATTGTTATATCCCGCAGAGTATCTCAACTCGCAAAATTTCCCCAGCCTCCCTCCGCACGTGCTCACACTCAAAGTCGGCGTTCCGATAATACTACTAAGAAATCTAAACATAGCTGGTGATGTTTGCAACGGAACATGGATGATAACAACACAATTGTTAACACGACATATCGAGGCTGAAATCATCACTGGAACCAAAGTCGGGCAGAAAGTGCACCTCCCAAGAATAAACTTAATTCATAAAGACAATGTCTTACCCTATATATTCAAAAGAGTCCAACATCCCGTCAATACGCCATGA